TGGGGTATTCTTTAAGGTGCTCAAACACTTCGGCCATAAATTTAGGGCCTTCGGTATATTTTTGGCCGATAATATTTTCGATAGCGAGAGTTTCCAGCACCTGCCCGCCTAAGGTTTCGCTTAGTAAGCCGGTGCGTATGCCTTTACGGGCGGCATAAATAGCCGCCGCTGCACCGGCCGGCCCGCCGCCAACTATGAGCATATCGTAAGGTTCTTTGTTATTTAAATCGGCCGCCGTTGAGGTTATCCCTAGTTTAGCCACAATTTGCTCTAGGCTCATACGGCCGCCGAAAAATTCGCTGCCGTTTAGATAAACTGTGGGCACAGCCATAATATTTTTAGCCTCTACCTCGCTCTGAAAGCTGCTGCCCTCTACCATTGTGTGGCTAATGTTGGGATTAAGCACGGCCATAATGTTAAGAGCCTGCACGACATCGGGGCAATTATGGCAGCTTAGGCTAACATAACTGATAAAATCGAGTTTTTGGTTAATCGTTTTAATTTGCTCGATGAGTTTATCATCAATTTTAGGTTTGCGGCCGCTTACTTGCAGCAAAGCCATAATAAAGGAGGTAAATTCGTGGCCTAAAGGCAACCCGGCAAAGGTGATGCCGCTTTTGGCCGTTTGCGTGTCGATGGTAAAGCTGCCGGTACGCTCTAGAGTTACCTCGTTAAGGCTAATTTTAGGCGATAAAGCCGCAATTTCCTGTGCAAAAGCCCGCACTTGCTGTGATAGTTCATCGTTTTTTACACAAATATTTAGCACTACCGGCTGCTCGATATACTCTAGGTAAGGGCTAAGCTTCGTTTTCATTTCGTCATCTAAAAGCATATAAAATATCTCCATATTAACTAATAAATAATAGCGAATAGTTAATACGTGTTATCTATTCGCTATTATTTGCAAAAGCTGCACTTTTGCCTATATCTTGCCTACTAAATCTAGGCCGGGTTTTAAAGTTGCCGCACCGGCTTTCCACTTGGCCGGGCAAACTTCGCCGGGGTGGTCGTGCACATATTGGGCAGCCTTTACTTTATCCACTAAATTGGCGGCATTGCGGCCAATACCGCCGGCATTAACTTCGGCGATTTGGATAACGCCGTTAGGGTCTAGCACAAAAGTGCCGCGCTCGGCTAAACCGGCATCTTCGATAAGCACATCAAAAGCACGGCTAATTTTATGGGCCGGGTCGCCAACCATAACATATTCTACTTTATTAATACTTACCGAGTTATCGTGCCATGCTTTGTGTGTAAAATGCGTATCGGTAGATACCGAATACACCTCTACCCCTAAACTTTTTAAAGTAGCGTATTGTTCTTGTAAATCTACCAATTCGGTAGGGCAAACAAAAGTAAAATCGGCCGGATAAAAAAAGACAACGCTCCATTTGCCAATAAAGTCGCGTTCGTAATCTACCTCAAAAAAATCTTTGCCTTGTTTAAAAGCCATACCTTTAAAGGCTTCTACTTTTTTACCAATTAATCCCATAATTTTCTCCTATTAATTAAATTTTTTATTTATTACAATTTTTACAAAGACCGTAAAAAACCACTTCCATACGTTTAAGTTGGTAACCCGGCAAGTTGCTTAAATCGGCCTCTAGTGGTAATTTGTTGTCTTTAAAGCCGGTGTCGCTAACGGCCCCGCAGCTTTCACAAATAAAATGCCTATGGGCCTTAACATTACTATCAAAACGTTCTTGGCCGTCTACCACTCCAAGTGATTTAATCAGCCCTTCTTCTTTAAAAACATTAAGATTACGGTAGACGGTAGCTAAACTTAATGAGGGGTAGTCGCCTTTTAACTGGGTAAAAAGCCATTCGGCCGTAGGGTGGCTATGCGTACTGCGGATTTTAGTTAAGATAGCTTCGCGTTGTTTACTATAGTTTTTCACTAGGTGCCTCTCTTTGGTAATCATAAACTAATAATAGTAACGGTTATTAGTTTATGATATAGCAGTTAATTTGTCAAGTACTTTCTTAAAGATTTAGCGGGTTTTAAAACTTTTTGCAAAGCAGGTTAACCACGAATTACACACCGGGCCGCAGGGGCAATTATGAGTTATGAATAAGGTTAATTTATTTACTTTGCTCTGGCTCTGTATGACTAAATATAATACCTTGACGGTATCAGCTCTTTATGTTATAATATATTACTGTTTCGGTAATAAGAATGTATAGGAGAAAGAATTTATGAAAATAAAACTACTATTAATTTTAATAGCTTTTAGCTCTTGTGTATATAATCCGCCACCGCTTGGGAGGAGAAGATAGACCCTCCTCATTATGTACTTGAGGATTTTGGAAATTTGATAATATTTGATTTGGGCCGGGCAACTAAGCCCGAAGCTGAGTTGCATCTCATATTTACACCTTTAGGGATTGTGCTTGCTTTTACAGATACTGAAAGAATTATAGAATTATTAGTTCCTATCCAAGAGATACAAGAAACTTTATCCGCTACTGAGCATATAAATATGGTACTACGCTATACCCATAATACATCAGCAAATTACACCCTGAACGTTACTTTTACCAATATAACTCCGTATACAATAGAGTTTGATTATGGTGTAGCTCCTCTTGCTTCCGGTGAGATTCAGCAGGAACAATTTGAAGTACTTTTTGCAGAAGCTCATGGTGCCGGTGCATTTAGGTTGCTTAGGAACATTGTGAATTCATCTGTATTATGGTTATTACCATGAGGATAGTTACCAAAGTTATAACACCCTTGACAAAGCTTTTATTTTAAGCTAACTTACTAAGGTTGTTTCTCGGTTATGTAATGGTAGCATAGCAGATTCTGACTCTGTTCGTGGGGGTTCGAGTCCTCCCCGAGAAGCTTTACCTTGTAAACATATAGTTGTATAGTGCGTGTTTACAAGGTTTTTTGTTTTGGGTGTAGATACTTTTGTAAAAAGGCCATCGCCCGCCCCTTGACAATAATTGGATATTAGGTTACAGTACTAGTGTTGTGCGTCATTTTATAGGGGAGGTCTCCTAGTGGCTATGGAAGCAGACTGTAAATCTGTCGCTTCGGCATCGTGGGTTCGAGTCCCACCCTCCCCACTTTTAATCTTATTAATTTTAACTAAAGCTGCGGATAATGCGCTTTGTAACGGCTGCCGGCATGCGAACCATCGCAAAAAGGCTTATTGCTTGATTGACCGCAGCGGCACAAAGTTTGTTTAGCCCGTACTTCATAGGCTATGTCATCGGCCCCTATCACCTTGATACTACCGCGTAACCACAGCGGGCCCGATATATTAAGACCGGTATCTTCCAGCAAGTTAAGCTGTGCAGTCTCTTTAGCCTCTAGCGATTTACCATCTTTACCGTACATTACTAACCGTCCCGAGGGGCATAAGTTAGCTTCGTTAGCGGCTAGCTCGGGCTCTCTGCCGGCGGCTACTAAGCGCCAAATTTGGCCGGCACGGTCGCAAAAACGGGCAAAGGCGCAATAATTTTGGTTATCTAACAATATTTGCTTGGGACCAACTAACTTATCGGCAGATTCTTGCTGCATTATTGGGGTGGTATCGGCGGTTTCGCGGCCATCAAAATGGGCAGCAAGGTGCGAGCCATCGCAAAAAGGGGCATTCCGGCTTTGGCCGCAACGGCATAGATGGGCCGGTAAAGCTTTTATCTCGAACATCTTACCATCACCGTAACCTATAGAAACACCATCTTCGTTGGTTAAAATAATTTTTTGTGTTAATTTTGTTAGCCCGTAAACAAGATAGGGGCCGTTGGCGGTAACCTTTACATAAATTTCTGGGTTCATCTTTAAAATATACTGCTATTATCTTTATTTATAAAGGTAGCTTTATATGGCTGATAGCCGGTTGGATAATTTAAAAAGAAAGAAGCGAGCGCAGCGAAAAATTACCGGCTACCCGGCCGCTAAGCTGGGCCCTATGGCCATCGGCAAAGGTGGCTATTAAAGTTACTTCATTTAAATTTACAGGTAATATTTCACTGGTTAAGTTTTGGCTGCCTGCTTCTATCACCACTTGCCCGCTGTACAATAAATTGTTACGGTCATAAAAATGCAGATAAATAGTAGCGGCTGCCGGGCCGTTATTAATAAAAAGAGCGCTTACTAAAGTTTGTTCGCTAAAAAGGCGGGCCTCAAATTGTATGGTATAAGGGCCGTAGTTTAAGCTTTGGCTGTGGTTAAGCAAAGGCGGCAACCCAAACAAAGCAACAGCCGCGATTAATGTTAAGCTAACTAGAGTAATTAAACGGCTATGGAAGCCGCGTTTTCTTAAGTTTAGCCGTCCTTTAGTCAGCTTTTCTTTTAGCGGGCGGCTAGGCGGTTTACTATAGTAGTGGTAATCGCCCTCTAGGCCTTCGGTTTCTTTCATGGTTGTCGTTAGTTATTCCTCTAAATATATTGCTTCTAATTCGTTTAAATTGTCATCGAGGGTAAAGTTATCTTCACCAAGTAAAGTATGTTCGGTGTTAAATAATCTATCCAGCCGCCACCATAATACATTAGCCCCGCGTATATTCCCAAAAATGGCCGATAAAATACCGCTGTCATCAAGCGATAATAACCTAAAAGTAGCCTCGCGGGCAAAGCCGGCCTCAAGGTCAAGGTTGTGCAGCTCACTGCCGTCTAGGCTATCAATAATGAGTAAGTTGTAATTAGTGTTTAAACCAAAGGTTGATATAAAATAAAGGTTACCGGCTAAATCGCTGCCGATTAACTCGTAAAAACTGCCGCCGGTGGCCGGGCTAACTATTTGGCCGCTAACGCTGTCGGTACGTAAATCGTAGCTGTATACATAATCGCTAAAGGGGTAGTTAAGGCTGCTGATGGCGCTGGTGCGGATA
This DNA window, taken from Spirochaetaceae bacterium, encodes the following:
- a CDS encoding CDGSH iron-sulfur domain-containing protein; translation: MNPEIYVKVTANGPYLVYGLTKLTQKIILTNEDGVSIGYGDGKMFEIKALPAHLCRCGQSRNAPFCDGSHLAAHFDGRETADTTPIMQQESADKLVGPKQILLDNQNYCAFARFCDRAGQIWRLVAAGREPELAANEANLCPSGRLVMYGKDGKSLEAKETAQLNLLEDTGLNISGPLWLRGSIKVIGADDIAYEVRAKQTLCRCGQSSNKPFCDGSHAGSRYKAHYPQL
- the ahpF gene encoding alkyl hydroperoxide reductase subunit F codes for the protein MEIFYMLLDDEMKTKLSPYLEYIEQPVVLNICVKNDELSQQVRAFAQEIAALSPKISLNEVTLERTGSFTIDTQTAKSGITFAGLPLGHEFTSFIMALLQVSGRKPKIDDKLIEQIKTINQKLDFISYVSLSCHNCPDVVQALNIMAVLNPNISHTMVEGSSFQSEVEAKNIMAVPTVYLNGSEFFGGRMSLEQIVAKLGITSTAADLNNKEPYDMLIVGGGPAGAAAAIYAARKGIRTGLLSETLGGQVLETLAIENIIGQKYTEGPKFMAEVFEHLKEYPIDIIPAIAATKLSKGKLIELTLTNGAILKAKSLVLATGARWRNINVKGEFDFKNKGIVHCPHCDGPLFTGKEIAVIGGGNSGVEAAIDLAGIVKQVTLIEFAPELKADKILQERLKTLANVTVVTNAQTTEIGGKDTVASLSYSDRASGKQTTINVQGVFILVGLMPNTEWLADSVKRNKFGEIEVDKHGATNIPGVFAAGDIVRGASLVVWAVRDGQDAASEIHAWLQANAAEPRLLA
- the ahpC gene encoding alkyl hydroperoxide reductase subunit C, with the protein product MGLIGKKVEAFKGMAFKQGKDFFEVDYERDFIGKWSVVFFYPADFTFVCPTELVDLQEQYATLKSLGVEVYSVSTDTHFTHKAWHDNSVSINKVEYVMVGDPAHKISRAFDVLIEDAGLAERGTFVLDPNGVIQIAEVNAGGIGRNAANLVDKVKAAQYVHDHPGEVCPAKWKAGAATLKPGLDLVGKI
- a CDS encoding transcriptional repressor, producing the protein MKNYSKQREAILTKIRSTHSHPTAEWLFTQLKGDYPSLSLATVYRNLNVFKEEGLIKSLGVVDGQERFDSNVKAHRHFICESCGAVSDTGFKDNKLPLEADLSNLPGYQLKRMEVVFYGLCKNCNK